GAGAGCAATGAATCGAGTCCATCCAAACGCGACGGTATTGGAACGCCGATCACCGGGATTAGCGTCTTTGACGCCGTCATTCCGGGAAGGTGGGCCGCGCCGCCCGCGCCGGCGATGATCGCGACCAGTCCGCGCCCCGCGGCCGATGCCGCGTAGGCAAACATTTCATCCGGCATGCGATGCGCCGAAACAACGCGCACCTCACAGGGAATCTCGAGTTGGTCGAGCGTATCGCGAGCCGGCGACATCGTTTCCCAATCGGATCGGCTGCCCATGATGATGCCGACGATCGGTGCTTTGCCCGCTTGCGCCACGCCGAGGCGCTTCGCGCCGCGCCGCGAAGGACCTTTGCGTTATGTCACGGTTTCTTCTCGGCATCAACTACTGGCCGCGCCGCAACGCGATGTACATGTGGGATCGCTTCGACAGCGAGGCCGTTCGCGAGGATATGGCGCGCGTCAAAGAACTGGGGCTCGACGTCGTACGCTTCTTTTTGATGTGGGAAGCGTTTCAACCGGCACCAAACGAGATGAACCCCAGAGCCTTGCGGCAGTTCGACGATTTTATGCAGATCGTCGCCGATGCGAAGCTGCGCGCGATGCCCACCCTTTTCTGCGGGCACATGAGTGGCGTCAATTGGCTCCCGCCGTGGACGCTCGAACGCGAAACGACCCACGGTCGTTTTCGTACGATCGCTGCCGGCTCGGTGGTCGATCGCCGGATCGGCGACTTCTATGCCGACCCGGAGTTGCTGCGCGCACAAGTTTTCTTCGCGCAGCGCGTGGGCGAACGGCTGCGCGATCACCCCGCGCTCTTCGCCTGGGATCTGGGCAACGAGTTCTCCAATCTTCGCGAGCCGGCGACGGCAAACGACGCGGCGCAATGGAGCGCGCGACTAAGCGAAACGCTGCTGGAAGCCTCGGGCGCGAGCGCCTCGGGAGGAATGCACGGCGAAGATTTCGATCACGACCGCCGGTTGCGGCCTTCGAGCATCGCCCGCCCTTGGCCATTTGCAACGATGCACGGCTACTCCGTGTACAGCGCCTTTGCACGCGGCAAGCTCGATACAAACGTCGTTCCCTTTCTTTGTCAGCTGCAGCAATCGTTCAGTGGCAAACGGGTGCTGTTTACCGAGTTCGGTAACCCCGAATGTCCGCCGGGTGAAGTACGCGTCGACGGTTTCGCCTGTCTCGACGAAGCCGAGTTAGCCGAGTACGCGCGCGGTTCGATCGATCGCCTCCATGCACGCGGCGCGCTCGGCGCGTTCTGGTGGTGCTGGAGCGACTACGATCCGTCGCTTGCCGACGTTCCACCGTTTGACCGCGCACCGCACGAGCTGCGATTCGGACTTCTCCGCAGCGATGAAACGCTCAAACCGGTTGCCCACATACTTGCGCAGGTCGCACGCGAAGGGCGCACGGTCGTCGAGCCGGCGCCCGCGCCGATCGCCGACGAGACCGAGCATTACGCCGGACTTCCCGAAAGCATCGAACGCGAATACCAGGCCTATTGCGACGCGAATGCCTGACGAGGCACGGACGCTGATCGTCACCGGCGCCAGTTCTGGCATCGGTCGCGCGCTGGCGCTTGAGTCTATTCGTGCGGGGTACCGCGCCGTGCTCGTTGCTCGTCGGAAAGAACTGCTCGAGCAAATCGCCCGCTCGATTCACGATGCCGGCGGAACCTGCATTACGATTGCCGGCGACGTGACGGCGCCTCCGATGGCGACGCAAATCGTCGATGCGGCCATGGCGAACTTCGGGCGCATTGACGTCGTCATCAACAATGCGGGCGGCGGCGCGTACGGCGAGCTGCTCGCACAGAGCGATGCCGCCATCGCGGCCCAATGGCAGCTTCACGTTGCAGCACCGTTGCGCATCGCGCGTGCCGCGCTCGCTCACTTGATTGCAACACGCGGCCAGCTCGTCTTCATCGGCTCCGGCGTTGCGCGAGTTCCGCTGCCACATAATGGCGCGTACGGACTGGCGAAAGCGGCGATTCGCTCCGCCGCAATTCAGCTGCGACGCGAGCTTCGCTCGCGCGGCGTCGGCGTCACATATGTTGATCCCGGTGTCGTCGCGACGGAATTTCATAGCTCGCTTCAGATCGAGCGGCCACCGAGCGGAGCCGTCGCGCCGGAGCGCGTCGCGCGCGCGATTCTAGCTGGAATCCGTCGGCGTCGCGCGGTCATTAACGCCGTGCGGTGGCAAACGGCGCTCGCAACGTTCGGCGAATGGTCGGGGACACTCGCCGATCCGCTTATCATCCGCGGCTTCACGGTCCGCCGCACCGAAGGGCAGCGTCAGCCTGCGCCTGTCGAAGAACGTGTCATCCTGAGCCTGTCGAAGGATGAGCCTGTCGAAGGGCGCTTCGAAGCAGCTCTCGAGCCGGTCGCACGGCGAATGGAACGAGTAAAGCTCACATCGAGTTTTTTGCGCGAAGCGCTCGTGCCGGACACGACACTGGAACTGGGTCCCTTGGCAATGCGATGGGCGGGAATGCCGAACAAGAACGAACGCGCCGCACTGCGCGAAGCGCTCGACGCACTCACCGAAGGCGGCTACCTGGAACCGGCTGGGGAGGAAACGTGGAGAGTCTTACGCGCCGCCGACTGAGCCGCATACCGATAGCCGCGGCGTGCACGGCATTGGCGATCGCCACGATCGGCGCGGCGAAGAGCGGGCGCTTCGAGCAGGGCGGTGTTTTTGCGCTCCTCGACTCGAGCCCCAAAATCGTCGCGAAGTTTTGGCCCGATAATGTTAACGGCTTGCGTGCGACGCTCAAGGTTCGCCAGTTTACCCTCGACGGAAAGACGCCGATCTTGAATTACGATGTGGATATGGAACATATCATGCATCTCGTCGTCGTGCGCGACGATTTTGCAACGTTCGCCCACCTTCACCCCGGCTTCGATGCGGCAACGGGAACGTTTTGGCAAGACTTCACCAAAGAGGCGCATCATCGTTATTACGTTTACGCCGATTCGATGCCGCGGGGCCTCGGACAACAAGTCTTTCGCTTCACGCTCGAGAACGCCGGAGCGGTTGCACCGTCGGCCCCTGCGTTAACGGCCTCGTCGGGAATGGTGACGGCCGGGCCCTATACGGTCCGACTCTCGCAAACCGCGCTTGCGGCAAATCGGCCGACGAATCTTCAGATCACGATCCTCGAAAACGGCCAGCCGGCGCACGATCTCGGGCTATATCTGGGCGCCGCCGCGCACGCGGTCTTCATCAATACGTCGACCTTGGCTTACGTCCATCTTCATCCAAGGGCGCGTGACGAAGCCGGCGGCGCGGCCGACAGTACCCGCGAGATGACCGCGGACGGTGCGATGAATATGAGCGAAAGTAAAGCCGGACCCTTTCTGGCGATGAGCGTACCGGGGCTTCCAGCGGCGCCTTATAAGCTCTGGATTCAGTTCCTTGGCAACGGCGGCACGGTGTACACGGCGCCTTTTACGCTGCTCGTGCGCTGATACGGCGCAGCTGTTTTGCCGCTAATGCGGCAAAAAATAGCAACGTCGCCAGCAGCACGATCGTTGCGCCGCTCGAGGCACGCACGTAATAGGAAAGATAGAGCCCGCCAACGGTGCTGGCCGCGCCGAATGCCGCCGCGACCGCCATCATCGGAGCGAAGCGCGAGGTCAACTGATAGGCTGCGGCCGCCGGCGTGACTAGCAATGCGGCGACGAGAACGATGCCGACGGCTTGGAGCGCGACCACAATGGTTAATGCGAGCATGACGAGCAGCGCGTACTCATAGGTGCCCGAAGGAATGCCGCTCGCCTGCGCCACGATTGGATCGAACGTCGAGTACAGCAGGCCGCGGTAGAGCATGATCACCGCACTGGCGACGATGACGCTCAGTGCCAAGATGAGCAACAAATCCTGTCGCTGCACGGCAAGAATGTCGCCAAAGAGAAAGCTCTGCAAATCCACCGCGTAACTACGCTGCTGGCTCATAAGATAGACGCCGAGTGCGAACATTCCGGTAAAGAGCACCCCGATAGTAGTGTCGAGTGAGATGCGGCCACGCCGGTGCACGAAACCGATGCCGACCGCCGTGAGCACCGCGACGATGCCGGCTCCGATGTAGAAGTTCGCTCCGCGCAGATAGGCAATAACGATGCCGGCAAACGATGCGTGCGCGATTCCGTCCCCGATGAACGATAGGCGGCGCAGGATTACGTACGTTCCCATCGTCGAGCAGAGCAGTCCGACCGCAAGCGCCGCGACGAACGCCCGCTGCATGAACGCGTAGTGAAACGGCGCAGCCAGCAGATCGATCAGCGCCGAATCTCCGGATGGGCGGCGTGCGCGGCATGCGGCTCGTGGTCGTGGCGAAGATGCCCGTGGGTGTGCGTGTGCTCGCGAATCGCGGCGTAGACGCCCGATTCGACGACTTCCCGCGGCGTCCCGAGCGCGAGCACGTGCCGGTCGAGCACGAGGAGGCGATCGAACCACTCATCGACGCGGTCGAGGTCGTGCGTGGCCATCACGACGGGCAATCCGCGCTCGACAAGACTACGCACAACATGTCGCAACGCTTCTTCGGTCGCTGCGTCAACGCCCGTCGTTGGCTCGTCGAGCAGCAATAGCTGCGGTTCTTGCGCGATGGCGCGCGCCACGAAGGCTCGCTGTTGCTGGCCGCCCGAAAGGCGGGCGATGTGCCGCTGCGCCAACGCGCCCATGTTCACCGTATCGAGTGCCGCGCGCACGACCGCGCGGTCGCGCTCGCCGAAGCGCTCCCAAAAGTGTAATCGCGCGAAGCGCCCCATCGCGACGACATCCCAAACCGTAGCCGGGAACGACCAATCAACGGCTTCGACTTGCGGAACGTACGCGATCGTTCCGGGCCGCAGTTTTCGCGGCGGTGAGCCGAGCACGATCAGTTCCCCGGCCGACGGCAGCAAGAGTCCGGCGATACTCTTGAGCAATGTCGACTTTCCCGAGCCGTTTGGACCAACGACTCCCAGCGCTTCACCGTAGTGCACGGTCAGGGTCGCATTCGTCAGCGCCGTGAAGTCCTCGTAGCGAACCACGAGGTCGCGGGCCACGACGGCGTCGCCTTTCACTTCAACGTTTGGACGATGGCGGCCGTGTCGTAGTTCAGCATCGCAATATAATTGGCGACGCGAGGATCGGTTCCAATTGAGTCGTCGTAGAGATCCTCGACAACTTTGACTCCGGCACCCTGCGCGATCGAGTAGAGCAGTTTGGGGCTGTACTCAGGCTCGCTAAAGACGCCGTGAACGTGATGACGCTTGGCGAGATCGATGAGCTGCGCAATCTGCTGTGGATTAGGCTCTTGGCCGGGATTGCGCTCGACAAAGCCGAGCGTCGTGATTCCGAAGCGATCGTTATAGTATTGCCACGCGTTATGAAAGACGATCATGTAACGATGCGAAGGCGGTATCGTGGCAATCTCAGCGCGAATGTGCTTGATCAGATCGTCGAGGCGCCCGTTGTAGCTCTCCGCATTGCGTCGGTATTGCGTTGCGTGGGCCGGATCCGCGGCAATCAACGTATCGCGAATCTTGAGCACGTACTGCTTGGCGAACACGGGATCCATCCACAGGTGCGGATTGTCGTTTTTAACCGGCAAGCCGTCGGCGCAGATAACGACGCGCAGATTGTGTGTGCCGGCATCGCGCAGCAGCCGG
This Candidatus Eremiobacterota bacterium DNA region includes the following protein-coding sequences:
- a CDS encoding zinc ABC transporter substrate-binding protein encodes the protein MSLKFIVAVALLFAAACSHAARQAQGEAAASNGAAKIRVATTISTLNSLVQGVGGEYVSVKSIVPVGASPETFQPAPQDVATVADANVVVENGAGLESWLDRLLRDAGTHNLRVVICADGLPVKNDNPHLWMDPVFAKQYVLKIRDTLIAADPAHATQYRRNAESYNGRLDDLIKHIRAEIATIPPSHRYMIVFHNAWQYYNDRFGITTLGFVERNPGQEPNPQQIAQLIDLAKRHHVHGVFSEPEYSPKLLYSIAQGAGVKVVEDLYDDSIGTDPRVANYIAMLNYDTAAIVQTLK
- a CDS encoding beta-galactosidase yields the protein MSRFLLGINYWPRRNAMYMWDRFDSEAVREDMARVKELGLDVVRFFLMWEAFQPAPNEMNPRALRQFDDFMQIVADAKLRAMPTLFCGHMSGVNWLPPWTLERETTHGRFRTIAAGSVVDRRIGDFYADPELLRAQVFFAQRVGERLRDHPALFAWDLGNEFSNLREPATANDAAQWSARLSETLLEASGASASGGMHGEDFDHDRRLRPSSIARPWPFATMHGYSVYSAFARGKLDTNVVPFLCQLQQSFSGKRVLFTEFGNPECPPGEVRVDGFACLDEAELAEYARGSIDRLHARGALGAFWWCWSDYDPSLADVPPFDRAPHELRFGLLRSDETLKPVAHILAQVAREGRTVVEPAPAPIADETEHYAGLPESIEREYQAYCDANA
- a CDS encoding metal ABC transporter permease — protein: MQRAFVAALAVGLLCSTMGTYVILRRLSFIGDGIAHASFAGIVIAYLRGANFYIGAGIVAVLTAVGIGFVHRRGRISLDTTIGVLFTGMFALGVYLMSQQRSYAVDLQSFLFGDILAVQRQDLLLILALSVIVASAVIMLYRGLLYSTFDPIVAQASGIPSGTYEYALLVMLALTIVVALQAVGIVLVAALLVTPAAAAYQLTSRFAPMMAVAAAFGAASTVGGLYLSYYVRASSGATIVLLATLLFFAALAAKQLRRISARAA
- the purE gene encoding 5-(carboxyamino)imidazole ribonucleotide mutase gives rise to the protein MAQAGKAPIVGIIMGSRSDWETMSPARDTLDQLEIPCEVRVVSAHRMPDEMFAYAASAAGRGLVAIIAGAGGAAHLPGMTASKTLIPVIGVPIPSRLDGLDSLLSIVQMPSGVPVATMAVGGAVNAALFAARIVALGDAGTAERLAEFAARMRDAAASSTLD
- a CDS encoding metal ABC transporter ATP-binding protein, whose product is MKGDAVVARDLVVRYEDFTALTNATLTVHYGEALGVVGPNGSGKSTLLKSIAGLLLPSAGELIVLGSPPRKLRPGTIAYVPQVEAVDWSFPATVWDVVAMGRFARLHFWERFGERDRAVVRAALDTVNMGALAQRHIARLSGGQQQRAFVARAIAQEPQLLLLDEPTTGVDAATEEALRHVVRSLVERGLPVVMATHDLDRVDEWFDRLLVLDRHVLALGTPREVVESGVYAAIREHTHTHGHLRHDHEPHAAHAAHPEIRR
- a CDS encoding SDR family NAD(P)-dependent oxidoreductase, with the protein product MPDEARTLIVTGASSGIGRALALESIRAGYRAVLVARRKELLEQIARSIHDAGGTCITIAGDVTAPPMATQIVDAAMANFGRIDVVINNAGGGAYGELLAQSDAAIAAQWQLHVAAPLRIARAALAHLIATRGQLVFIGSGVARVPLPHNGAYGLAKAAIRSAAIQLRRELRSRGVGVTYVDPGVVATEFHSSLQIERPPSGAVAPERVARAILAGIRRRRAVINAVRWQTALATFGEWSGTLADPLIIRGFTVRRTEGQRQPAPVEERVILSLSKDEPVEGRFEAALEPVARRMERVKLTSSFLREALVPDTTLELGPLAMRWAGMPNKNERAALREALDALTEGGYLEPAGEETWRVLRAAD